The proteins below are encoded in one region of Microbispora sp. NBC_01189:
- a CDS encoding DUF433 domain-containing protein translates to MDDLRTSTGLLNQSDAARFLGIPQQTFNHWARGYQRGKPLLHVLPKQEQRQASVPFAAMAEAHVLKALREAGVKPYKIKPALKKLQQEFGTDYVLLAPELATDGIDVLWDYSRTRAGAGLIEGRTMQGVIREIVVDYLQYVIRDEDGFPAILRLDRCLPSDVMMDPQKLFGQPYFAGTRTRVAEAAAMLKAEEEPEVIADELGITIADVRVAARVLLGRAA, encoded by the coding sequence GTGGACGACCTCAGAACCAGCACCGGTCTGCTCAACCAGAGCGACGCCGCCCGCTTCCTCGGGATCCCGCAGCAGACATTCAACCATTGGGCGCGTGGCTACCAGCGGGGCAAGCCGCTGCTGCACGTTCTGCCCAAGCAGGAGCAGCGCCAAGCCAGCGTCCCGTTCGCGGCGATGGCAGAGGCTCACGTCCTAAAGGCGCTTCGCGAGGCGGGGGTCAAGCCCTACAAGATCAAGCCGGCGCTCAAGAAGCTCCAGCAGGAGTTCGGGACGGACTACGTCCTGCTGGCGCCGGAACTGGCCACCGACGGAATCGACGTCCTGTGGGACTATTCCCGGACACGTGCCGGAGCCGGACTGATCGAGGGCCGGACGATGCAAGGCGTCATCCGGGAGATCGTCGTGGACTACCTGCAGTACGTGATCCGCGACGAGGACGGGTTCCCAGCGATACTTCGGCTCGATCGCTGCCTGCCATCAGACGTCATGATGGATCCCCAGAAACTCTTCGGGCAACCCTACTTCGCAGGGACCCGAACGCGCGTGGCGGAAGCCGCGGCCATGCTGAAGGCCGAGGAGGAACCCGAGGTGATCGCCGATGAGCTCGGCATCACCATCGCCGACGTCCGGGTCGCCGCCCGCGTCCTCCTGGGCCGCGCCGCCTGA
- the holA gene encoding DNA polymerase III subunit delta, with product MANAAPVTLIVGDEEFLADRAVRAVVAAVRAEDPGAEVHDLQGGKVEPGELTGLTSPSLFGDRSIIVIRAAQDLPKDVVAEVVKYTARPADEAVLVLAHPGGVKGKALVDGVKKAGADVVTVAKPAKGERLDFIKAEVRGEGRTISPAAAQALLEAVGSDLRELSAACGQLAFDTQGKNIDEAAVARYYRGRAEVSGFTIADLAVEGRLGDALEQVRWALATGVAPVLIVSALAGGLRSLAKVGGAPRNLRGGQLASHVGMPPWKIDRVRRQLGGWGPEGISAALQAVAVADEQVKGGGADPGYALEKAVHTIVASRTAR from the coding sequence ATGGCGAACGCAGCACCCGTGACCCTGATCGTCGGCGACGAGGAGTTCCTGGCCGATCGGGCGGTCCGGGCCGTCGTGGCGGCGGTCCGCGCCGAGGACCCGGGGGCGGAGGTGCACGACCTCCAGGGGGGCAAGGTGGAGCCCGGGGAGTTGACCGGGCTCACCTCGCCCTCGCTGTTCGGCGACAGGTCGATCATCGTGATCCGCGCCGCGCAGGACCTGCCCAAGGACGTCGTCGCCGAGGTGGTGAAATACACCGCGCGCCCGGCGGACGAGGCGGTGCTGGTGCTGGCCCATCCCGGCGGGGTCAAGGGAAAGGCGCTGGTCGACGGGGTGAAGAAGGCGGGCGCCGACGTCGTCACCGTGGCCAAGCCGGCTAAGGGGGAGCGGCTCGACTTCATCAAGGCCGAGGTCCGCGGGGAGGGCCGGACGATCTCGCCCGCCGCCGCTCAGGCGCTGCTCGAGGCGGTGGGCAGCGACCTGCGGGAGCTCTCGGCGGCCTGCGGCCAGCTCGCGTTCGACACGCAGGGCAAGAACATCGACGAGGCGGCGGTCGCGAGGTACTACCGGGGGCGGGCGGAGGTCAGCGGCTTCACGATCGCGGACCTGGCCGTGGAAGGCCGTTTGGGTGACGCGCTGGAGCAGGTCCGCTGGGCACTGGCGACGGGTGTGGCGCCGGTGCTGATCGTCAGCGCCCTGGCGGGGGGCCTGCGCTCGCTCGCCAAGGTGGGAGGCGCGCCCCGCAACCTCCGGGGCGGCCAGCTCGCGAGTCATGTGGGTATGCCGCCGTGGAAGATCGACCGGGTCAGGCGCCAGCTCGGCGGCTGGGGTCCGGAGGGCATCTCGGCCGCCCTTCAGGCGGTCGCCGTCGCGGACGAACAGGTCAAGGGAGGCGGCGCCGACCCAGGGTACGCGCTGGAGAAGGCCGTCCACACGATCGTCGCCAGCCGTACCGCCCGCTGA
- the rpsT gene encoding 30S ribosomal protein S20 — MANIKSQIKRNRQNEKHRLRNKAVKSSLKTAVRKFREAADQGNVDDALVALQAASRQLDKAVSKGVIHRNQAANRKSAIAKRAAALQGAK, encoded by the coding sequence GTGGCGAACATCAAGTCCCAGATCAAGCGGAACCGGCAGAACGAGAAGCACCGGCTGCGCAACAAGGCCGTCAAGTCGTCCCTGAAGACCGCGGTCCGCAAGTTCCGCGAGGCCGCCGACCAGGGCAACGTGGACGACGCCCTCGTCGCGCTCCAGGCCGCGTCCCGGCAGCTCGACAAGGCCGTCAGCAAGGGCGTGATCCACAGGAACCAGGCCGCCAACCGCAAGTCCGCGATCGCCAAGCGCGCCGCGGCCCTGCAGGGCGCCAAGTAG